The bacterium genome includes the window TGAGCGTGGCCAATACGCGATCGCGCGAGTTGTTCACCCTTTCGGTGTTTGCCGTGGCGCTTGGCGTGGCGCTCTGCGCGGCCAAACTGTTCGGCATCTCTTTTGCGCTTGGCGCCTTTTTCGCGGGGATGATGATTCGTGAATCCGACCTGTCGCTGGAGGCTGCTGAGAAAGCCCTGCCGATGCAGGATGCCTTTGCGGTGCTGTTTTTCGTTTCCGTGGGCATGCTGTTCAACCCCATGATCCTGCTGGAAAAACCCGTTCAGGTGCTGTGGGTTGTGGCGATCATCGTCATCGGCAAATCGCTGGCGGCGATGGCCATTATCCTGATGTTCCGCTATCCGTTCAAAACGGCGCTGATTGTTTCCGCCGGGCTGGCGCAGATCGGCGAATTTTCCTTTATTCTCGCCAATATCAGCGTGGCGCGTAACCTGATTCCCGATGATGGAAGAGACCTGATTCTGGCGGGCGCGCTGATTTCCATCTCGCTCAACCCCGCGCTGTTTTATGTCAGCCGCCTTCTGCCGGAATGGGTGGCACGGCATCCCCGGCTTTCGCGTTTGCTGAACATGCATGACGACAGCTTGTCGCATCTGGAACCGGGGGAAGAAAAATCCTTGAAAGACCTGGTGATTGTGGTGGGGCACGGGCGCGTGGGCAAGCATATCTCAGCCCATATTCAATCATCCCAGTTTGATCTGGTGGTGGTGGATTCCAACCGGGAACGCATTGAAACGCTGCGCGAGAGCGGCACCCTCGCCATCGCGGGGGACGCCACCCAGCCGCTCACCCTGAAAGAGGCGGCCATTCACAAGGCCACGGCCATTCTGGTTGCCGTGCCAAACCCGTTTGAGGCCAGGCACATCGTGATGACGGCACGCACCATCAATCCGCACATCAAGGTGCTGGTGCGCGCGCATAATGACGAGGAGATGCAGTATTTCATCGCGCAGCAGGTGGACCTGGCGGTGATGGGCCCGCGCGAAGTGGGCCGCCGTATGGTGGAATTTTTATGCGATGCGGCGATAGAATCCCCC containing:
- a CDS encoding sodium:proton antiporter yields the protein MPLLISFCPHATGGLADCAACLILLYMLYIHAPAWRERANRKGLMAIHGDLPLLTTLTLGFSAAFICGLIACKLRMSPIVGYLIGGILIGPHTPGVMADLAIARQLSEIGIILLMFGVGLHFSVKDLMEVRHIALPGAIAQIAVATLMGCVVAHFWNWPVISSMMLGLALSVASTVVLLRALEEHHLLESTNGNIAIGWLIVEDIAMVLALVLIPALAAHPAENLQADLEVVKEMVLAISKMVVFVGVMSLAGKRLFPWLLMSVANTRSRELFTLSVFAVALGVALCAAKLFGISFALGAFFAGMMIRESDLSLEAAEKALPMQDAFAVLFFVSVGMLFNPMILLEKPVQVLWVVAIIVIGKSLAAMAIILMFRYPFKTALIVSAGLAQIGEFSFILANISVARNLIPDDGRDLILAGALISISLNPALFYVSRLLPEWVARHPRLSRLLNMHDDSLSHLEPGEEKSLKDLVIVVGHGRVGKHISAHIQSSQFDLVVVDSNRERIETLRESGTLAIAGDATQPLTLKEAAIHKATAILVAVPNPFEARHIVMTARTINPHIKVLVRAHNDEEMQYFIAQQVDLAVMGPREVGRRMVEFLCDAAIESPSNPTGNKRKPS